Part of the Verrucomicrobiota bacterium genome is shown below.
CCGGATCCAATCTGCCGTCGATGGCGTCGAGACAATTCTGAGTTGCCACCCGGTCCATGCGGGCGGCGCACTCGCGCGTCAGCGCGGCAGTGTGCGGTGAGAGAATCACGTTTTCGAGCTTAACCAGCGGATGGCTCGCGGGCAAAGGCTCCTCCACAAACACATCTAACCCCGCCCCGCGGATCCGGCCGCTGCTCAATGCATCTACCAGGGCCGCCTCATTGACGATCCCGCCGCGGGCCGTGGAAATTACGAAAGCGCCCGGCTTCATCAGACCTAACTCCTCGGCCCCGATCAAGTCACGCGTCTGCGGGGTCAGCGGGACGTGTACGCTGACGAAATCACAAGCCCCCAGCCCTTCCCGTAAGTTGTCCACAAAACGGACCGGAGCGTTCCGGACCGGCAGCAAGTCCACGAACGGATCGTAAACGATGATGTTCATTCCGAGCGCTGCCGCCCGTGGTGCCACGGCCTGCCCTACCCTTCCGAAGCCGACCAGGAAAAGCGCCTTATCAAGCACGTCCACGGCAGACCTGCTTTCGCGCAGGTCCCAGTTCCCGGTCCGCGCCGCCTGGTCGTAAACGATCGCTTGTTTGGCCAGCGCCAGGATGAAAAAGAGGGTGTGTTCAGCCACACTCGACGAGTTGGCGGTCCCCACAATCGCCAGGGGAACGTTGCGCCGGCGCAGCGCCGCCAGGTCCACGTTGTCATAGCCCACCCCACGGCGGGAGACCACCTTAAGCTTAGGCGCCGACTCGATGACTTTGGCGGTGATCGGCGTCAGACCGACGAGGATCGCGTCCGCCTCGGCTACCCGGGCGGCAAGCTCGTCTTCGCTCCTTGTGCCGACCGCCAGTTCCGTCAGCACGTCAGGGCGTTGCGCCAACACCCCGAGCGCCGCCGGCGGTACCGGGTCAGTGATAACGATCTTGCTCATCCCCTGATCCAACCTCGTTCACGCTGCTCCCGCCCCTCAGTACGGTCCCCGTCCCACGGGGGAAACGCGCTCGACCGTACCCGGCCGGATTTTTCCGAACGGTTGCAAAACCTCGGCAATCTTGCTGGTCAACAGCCGCAGGTCCGAGGCGATCGTCACAAACCGGAATCCCTTCTCAATCATTTTTTGAGCGTACGCGGGCGACTCGGTGTGAATCCCGGCAAAAATCTTATTCTCGCGCGCCCGTGCCACAATGAGATCGATCGCCGCCACCACCTCCGGTTCCTCGCTGTCCAGACGCGGCGGATAACCGAGCGAGATTGAAAGGTCGGACGGTCCGACGTAGATGCCATCCAGGTGATCCACGGAAAGAATTTCATCGAGCTGATCCAGGGCCGGGCGGGTCTCGATCATGGCCATCGTCACGACGTGATCGTTCGCCCCTGCCACGTACCCAGGACCCGCATAAAGGTTCGCCCGGATCGGCCCGCAACTGCGTATACCCGCCGGCGGATACCGGCAGCACGCCACAAAACGCGCCGCTTCCTCCGCCGAATTGATCATCGGGCAGATTACCCCGTACGCGCCCGCGTCCAGTACCTTCATGATGATGCCGGGCTCCAGCCAAGGGACCCTTACCAGGGGCACGGTATTTGTCGTGGAAATCCCCTGCAGGATCGTTACTGCGGTCTGGTAATCGATAAGGCCGTGCTGCAGGTCAATGGTAAGCGAATCCCAGCCTTCGTGCGCCATGACCTCCGCCGTGATGCTGGTGGGCAGGGTTAGCCAGCCGTTCACGACCGGTTCATCGCGCTGCCAGGAAGCTTTAATCAGGTTTTCTCGCATGATTCGGCTTTCGTTCACGTCAACCCCGCCCCGCATGACGTCCCCATGCGTCGGGCCCAGGACGACGCCGCCGAGGCGGTAGCGTGTCAAACGACTGCTGATCCCTACTTGAGGTCAAGCGCAGCTGCAAGTTTGCGTCGAATTCCGTACCGGACGAATTCTGCTGACGGTAACGCCACGTTCGGCTATGTTGCGACGCTACCCCCCGTCGGGGCTTGGAAGAGCAGGCCCCGCATTAAGGCCTTTTACCAGAAAGAGCACCCCCATGCTTAAAAGATTACGCCTATTCCTGCTGATGCTCGGCGCCGTCGTGCCGCTGTCAGCTCCTTTCGCCGGTTTAGCCCAGGACGCAAAACGGGTTTTTTACTGGGTGTCGCACGGCGCCCCGACCGACCCGGTCTGGACGTACTTTCTGCAAGGCGCTGAGCAGTGGGGTAAGGACACCGGAAACGAGGTTCGCACGTCATTTCACAGCGGCGACGTTCCGTCGCACCAGGAAGCGATCCGCGCGGCCATCTCCGCCAAGGCAAGAGGGATCGTCACCAGCACCCCGGATCCGGGCAGCCTCACGAAGGTCATCGCCGAGGCCCACGCTTCCGGCATCCCGGTCATCATCATGAATACCGAAGACAAGACCAGTGGCCGGGACGCCTACGTGGGCGGGGACAACGTCGCCATCGGCCGTCGTTGGGCCCAGTACCTGGTCGATCACGGTTTTATCAAAAAGGGCGATTTTGTCTGGATGCCGGTAGAGGTTCCCGGTGCCACCTACCAGACGCTTGAGACTCAGGGGATCACCACCGTGTTTGAACCCCTGGGCGTAACCGATGAAATCACCGAGGCTACCCTCGATCAGGCTGAGATCATTACCCGCATGTCGGACTATCTGACCGCCAACCGCAACCGGATCAAGGCAATCATCGGTCTCGGTGACTTGGTGACCGGCAGCATAAAGCGCGTGTTCGACCAGGTTGGGGTCAAGGCCGGCAGCATTCCGGTCGTCGGCTGGGGCAACTCACCCGACACGGCCCAGGAAGTTCTGGATGGTTACGTAAATGCGGCCATGTGGCAGGATCCGCAGGCCACCAGCTACATGGCCCTGTCGATGGCGGCAATGGCGGCCAGCGGTATTCCGCCCGGATTCGATATCAGCGTCGGGACCCTCTAC
Proteins encoded:
- a CDS encoding substrate-binding domain-containing protein is translated as MLKRLRLFLLMLGAVVPLSAPFAGLAQDAKRVFYWVSHGAPTDPVWTYFLQGAEQWGKDTGNEVRTSFHSGDVPSHQEAIRAAISAKARGIVTSTPDPGSLTKVIAEAHASGIPVIIMNTEDKTSGRDAYVGGDNVAIGRRWAQYLVDHGFIKKGDFVWMPVEVPGATYQTLETQGITTVFEPLGVTDEITEATLDQAEIITRMSDYLTANRNRIKAIIGLGDLVTGSIKRVFDQVGVKAGSIPVVGWGNSPDTAQEVLDGYVNAAMWQDPQATSYMALSMAAMAASGIPPGFDISVGTLYEKDKAANYLKIMQSSAPKEHK
- a CDS encoding hydroxyacid dehydrogenase, encoding MSKIVITDPVPPAALGVLAQRPDVLTELAVGTRSEDELAARVAEADAILVGLTPITAKVIESAPKLKVVSRRGVGYDNVDLAALRRRNVPLAIVGTANSSSVAEHTLFFILALAKQAIVYDQAARTGNWDLRESRSAVDVLDKALFLVGFGRVGQAVAPRAAALGMNIIVYDPFVDLLPVRNAPVRFVDNLREGLGACDFVSVHVPLTPQTRDLIGAEELGLMKPGAFVISTARGGIVNEAALVDALSSGRIRGAGLDVFVEEPLPASHPLVKLENVILSPHTAALTRECAARMDRVATQNCLDAIDGRLDPALIVPNR
- a CDS encoding 2,4-dihydroxyhept-2-ene-1,7-dioic acid aldolase, giving the protein MRENLIKASWQRDEPVVNGWLTLPTSITAEVMAHEGWDSLTIDLQHGLIDYQTAVTILQGISTTNTVPLVRVPWLEPGIIMKVLDAGAYGVICPMINSAEEAARFVACCRYPPAGIRSCGPIRANLYAGPGYVAGANDHVVTMAMIETRPALDQLDEILSVDHLDGIYVGPSDLSISLGYPPRLDSEEPEVVAAIDLIVARARENKIFAGIHTESPAYAQKMIEKGFRFVTIASDLRLLTSKIAEVLQPFGKIRPGTVERVSPVGRGPY